GAGGAATAGCCTTGGTTACATACAATAATAAAAGGCCAAGCCAACTGATTGGTGGACCTGGTAACATTGGCAAAAAGCTTCCAAGAATACCGACAAGCATAAAAATAAAGCCCAAAATCAGTAATGCAATATCCATTGTAATTGTTTTCTATAGGACTAAGATACTCGCATTTTGTTACATGGTTCATGTGAAATAGTTAAATAATACATATTTTAAACTATTTTATTAGTTTAAACTAAATTTTTAGTTATATTTGAACTAATAAGATAGTTGAATATCAAATTAGAACCTGTTTATTTCATTTATTTAGCTATAAATTGTGACTTAAAAATGAATAGTATGATTCAGTATATAATAGAATGTATAGGGTTTCAATTGCTTTTTTTAATCATCTATGATGTTTTTTTAAAGAAGGAAACCTTTTTTCAATGGAATAGAGTGTATTTAATAGGTGCTTTTTTGGCTTCTTTAGTACTGCCATTTATAAAAATTGATGTTTTTAAAACAACAATAGCCAGTTCATTTGTTGAATTCCCTACCTATTTTCAGGGCATATTGTTAGATGAGCTAGTACTTAAAGGGGAGAACAATGCTACTTTTATCCTTTCTTTGGAACACATCATACTTTTTTCAGGAATGTTCGTGGCGCTGCTAATTTTCTGCTATAAATTATACCAAGTACATCAATTAACAAACAAAGGCACTGTTCGGTATTTAACCGATTTTACACGTGTAATTATTCAAAATAGTGAAATCGCCTTTTCATTTTTTAAGTCCGTTTTCATTGGTGATAAAATCATGGCTCAAAATCACCAGGCCATTATCGCCCATGAATTGGTGCATATTCGTCAGGGGCATTCGTACGATCTCATCTTTTTTGAATTGATGCGAGTCGTAGCTTGGTTTAATCCTTTGGTGTATGTGTATCAAAACAGAATTTCAGAAGTGCACGAGTTTATTGCGGATGCCGCAGTGGCAAAAACGCATAAAAAAGAACAGTATCAATTATTGCTAACGCAAGTATTTAGAACACAACATATATCTTTCATCAATCCATTTTTTAAATCATCATTAATCAAAAAACGAATCGTCATGTTACAAAAATCAAAATCAAGAAAGGCCTTAGCCTTAAAGTATGCATTAGTAGTACCCGCATTTTTAGCTATTTTATTTTATACCTCCTGTGAAAGTGATAGTAAAATAATAGATGAAGAGGTAGGTATGGAAACTATAACTGAAGAGTTAAGTGTGTTAGAAGTTAGCGACATTAAAAATCCTACTTCAGAAGAAGCAATTAAAATCAATCACTTTTTTAATGATTTAAGTGGAAAGGGTAATTTTATTATTAAAGATAATAAAGGAGGTTCGATAGAATACAAAATAAGTTCATCGGGAGATAACACAACTTATTTTAAAATCAAAAGGAATGATGAAGATAAGGCAGGAAATTTTCAAGAAAAAAATATGGATTTTAATGATGCTCAGTTAGACATTCCGTTTTCAGTCATTGAAAATCCACCAGTTTTTCCGGGCTGTGAAGATGCCGATGATAAAAGAGCTTGTTTTCAAGAAAAAATGTTTTCGCACATCAGTAAAAATTTTAGGTATCCTGAAGATGCTCAAGAAAATGGAATTCAAGGTAAAGTATATATAAATTTTATTATTGGAACCGATGGAAGTATTCAAAAGGTAAGAACAAGAGGGCCTAATGTGTCTTTGGAAGAGGAAGCTGAGCGTATTGTTGCAAAGCTACCAAAAATGACCCCTGGTTTGCAAAGAGGAAAAGCAGTAAATGTGCCTTTTTCAATCCCTATTACGTTTAAATTAGAGTAAATAAACAGTCAGATTGAGGTGCTACGTTGGCAATGGGATTGCGTCGCTACGCTCGCAATGAAAAATAACAAAAGAAATACAAACCAGAATGAAACAATTAACAAAAGCGGAAGAAGAGGTAATGCAAGTATTGTGGCAGTTGCAGAAATGCAACGTAGCTGCTGTGATTGAGCAGTTGCCAGAACCAAAACCTGCCTACAATACGGTATCTACTATTGTACGTATTTTAGAAAGTAAGGGTTTTGTAGCACATGAGCAAGAGGGTAAAGGTTATTTGTATTTCCCGTTGCTTAAAAAGTCGGACTACAGCAATCAATCGATAAACAAGCTAGTCGATGGTTATTTTCAAGGGTCGTTTAAAAGTATGGTGTCGTTCTTTGTGAAGAAGAATGATATGAACTTGTCAGAATTAGAGGCCATTTTAAAAGAAATTAAAAAAGAAGACTAATGCTACAATACGTTTTAGAGTGCATGGGGTTTCAACTACTTTTTTTAATCATCTACGATGTTTTTTTAAAGAAAGAAACCTTTTTTCAATGGAATAGAGCGTATTTATTAAGCACTTTTTTGGGTTCTATGATACTACCTTTCGTGAAAATTGATGAATTTTTTACGAATGTTGCCACGCCTCTAGTTGCGTATCCAAAGCTTGTTTTACATCGAACAAACGATACTATTACAGTTGCAATGCCTCAACAAAACGGATTTGACTTGCCTTGGGGAATAATGTTGCTTTTTTTAGGAATGTTTTTAGCTTCTTTAATTTTTGCTAAAAAGATGTATCATATACATCAACTGAAAAACAAAAATACCGTTGAATATATAGATAATTATAAACAATTTACCTTAAGTGATAGCGAAATTGCTTTCTCATTTTTTAGGTCAATTTTCATTGGAGATAAAATAAGTACACAGAATCGTAAAACAATCATTGACCACGAATTAATTCATGTTCGTCAAGGCCATTCCTATGATTTATTATTTTTTGAATTGATGCGAATTACTACTTGGTTTAATCCCTTGGTATATGTGTATCAAAATAGAATTTCTGAAGTACATGAATATATTGCCGATGCAGCCGTGGGAAAAAATCATAAAAAAGAGCAATATCAACTATTGCTAACGCAAGTATTTCAAACACAGAATATATCTTTTATAAACTCATTTTATAAATCATCATTAATCAAAAAACGAATTGTCATGCTACAAAAATCAGAATCAAATAGATTGTCAAAACTTAAATTTTTAATGCTAATGCCACTGTTAGTATCTATGGTGTTTTACACCTCTGCACAAACTCAGAATATACAATACAAACCTTTTGTTGCGCTTGATGAAATGGTTGTAGTAAGTTATTTAGATGAAGCCATTAATGAAGAAAGTAAATCATTTCCGACAACGATTTCAGAGCCCATACTTTCCGAAAGTCAAGGCGAATTTGATAGCTTTCCGGTATTTTCAAATTGTGAAAGTAACGGCAATACAGAAGCCTGTTTTCGAGCTTCATTTATGAAGCATATAAGCCAAGTATTTCAATATCCAGAAGATGCAAAAACCGAGAAAGTACAAGGAAAGGTGTATCTTATTTTTACTATTTCAGAAAAAGGTGTTGTAGAAAAAATCGTAAAACGTGGACCAAATGCCTCTTTAGAAAATGAAGGGGTACGGATGATTGCAGAGTTACCAAAAATGAAAACGCCAGCCATGAAAAATGGTAATGCAATAGCCGTTGAGTTTTCAGTCCCAATTAATTTTAGATTGCAATAATACAAGATATAAAGCAATGCTAGTAAACCATTCTCAACGAAATTAAAAAAGAAAACTAATGCTACAGTACGTTTTAGAGTGCATGGGGTTTCAACTACTTTTTTTAATCATCTACGATGTTCTTTTAAAGAAAGAAACCTTTTTTCAATGGAATAGAGTGTATTTAATAGGCACCTATGTATTGTCTCTGGTTTTGCCATGGATTAAGATTGAAGCACTTGCAACGAGCGTTGTAAAGCCCGTAATTGTTTATGATGACTATTTATGGACAGCCACAAGCGATTTGGAAATTGCAGTAGTGGCTGCCGAAACACCAACTTTCGAAATGCCTTGGCAAGCTGTTTTTATGTATGGTGGCATGTGCATTGCTTTATTGATTTTTGGTTATAAATGGCTTCAAATACAAGGCTTGCGAAAAGATGCAGAGGTCATTAAACTGGCTGCTTTTTCGAAAGTGATTGTTAAAAATAGCGAAATCGCTTTTTCATTCTTTAAGTCTATTTTCTTAGGCGATAAAATCGTAGCCCAAGAACACGAAAGCATTATTCAGCACGAGTTAGTGCATATTCGTCAAGGCCATTCCTATGATTTGCTATTTTTTGAACTCCTACGAATCGTCAATTGGTTTAACCCTTTGGTCTATGTATATCAGCATAGAATTTCTGAAGTACATGAGTTTATTGCCGATGCTCAGGTGGCTAAAACCCATAAAAAAGAACATTATCAACAGCTGCTAACCCAAGTTTTTCAGACAGAACATATTTCGTTTATTAATCCGTTTTTTAAAAGTTCATTAATCAACAAAAGAATTCAAATGCTGCAAAAAGCACAATCAAAAAAGATATTTCAACTAAAGTATTTATTACTGGTGCCGATGGTGTTGGGGATGTTGTTTTATACCGCCATGGCAAATACTAGCGAATTAACGAGTACCTCCGAAATTCAAGTCGTGGATGATGCTGCTTTGATTAAAAAAGTACAAGCTGAGGTAGATGAAGAGGTGTTTGAGTTTGGTTCGGTAAACGCAGCATTTTTAAATTCGGAATACATTAAAAAAGATCGTGTAGAAGATCAAATTTTAACTAAAGAAGATTTTTTTAAGAAAGAAATTTTAACCAAAATGTTTTTTGGGCTAATTGATGAGTTAAATGTCGAGAAAAATTCAAAACTTTCAAAACAAAGGATGGCAGATAGATTTCCAATGCCTTCAACATCGCGATATGAAAACTATGCCAATCGAAAAAAAGCCTTTCAGATATTAGATGCAAACTTAAAAATCTCTATATCAGCGTTTAGTAACGAAGTGATTTTACTGAACTCAAAAATTGAATATCCTACAAACTATACGCTAGTTAACGTAAAAGATGCCACTGATTTAACAGGCGATGAAATTCGAATGTTCAATGGTATTATGAATGATATTTCAAAAAATAATAAAATCGAAAATATTGTCATTACTGATGGGACTTATGATTTTCGTGTATATCAAAAAGAATTTATTCGGGTAGAGGCTTATGAAAACTTAGCCATTCCAGAAGGACAGGTGCTAAGAAATGAAGCTACCATAACCTATCGTGTTGCTGATGTTCAAAATTTAACTCCAGAGGAGAACATAAAACGAAAAGCACTCATCGATGAGGTTTTGGCTGAAAATGGGTATGATACTTTAGTAATCACCGATGGTAAATTAAAAACCATTGTTACTCATAATAGCTTGACCACTACATCAGCAGAAGTTAATGGAGTTCAAGAGACGATTGATATTCCTTTTTCGATGGTTGATGAAGTACCCATTTTTCCGGGTTGTGAAAATGCTACGGATAAAAAAGCTTGTTTTCAAGAAAAAATGTACGAGCATATCAGTAAAAATTTTCGATATCCTGAAGAGGCACAAGAAAAAGGAATTCAAGGAAAAGTATATGTAAATTTTGTTGTTGATACTGACGGTGTTATTCAAAAATTAAGAATGCGCGGCCCAGATGAGCTTTTAGAAAAAGAGGCTTTAAGAATTATAGCTCTTTTACCAAAAATGACACCCGGTAAGCAAAAAGGAGAAGTAGTGGGCGTCACGTATTCGATACCTATCACCTTTAAGTTAAATTCTAAGACAACGGATGTAGAGTTCAAAGAGAAAGTTAACAGGTACAACAAATTAGATACAGAACGTAGGCGATTATTAAAATCTGCTTCTGAAAATCATCCGACTATTAAAAATTTAGATGAGCAACTTATTCGGTTAGAATTAGCCATTAAGGATGAAAAAGAACTTCTAAAAAACAATGCAGATCAATCCTTAATTTCTTTTCAGACAGCGGATAAGAAACCTATTTTTTCAGGTTGTGAAAATGCTAGCGATAAAAATGCATGTTTTGATCAAAAAATAAGGGAACATATAAATCGCAATTTTAAGTACCCAATAGAAGCCCAGAAAAAAGGAATCCAGGGTAAAGTATATGTTCTATTTCATATTGAAACCGATGGGAACATATCAAACATTAAAATGCGTGGGCCTGACCCTATTTTAGAAAAAGAAGCAGCGCGAATAATTTCACTGTTGCCAAAGATAAAACCTGCAGAGTTTCGCGGTAAAAAAGTGAGTGTACCCTACACTATGCCCATTAATTTTGTGTTGAATGAAACGCAAAGTGATGTGACGAAATCAAAAGAAACAACCGATTTTATGTATGTGGAAGCTAGTAAAACATCAAAAAACGGTAAAACCTATATTTCAGGAAAAGTATTCGATAAAAACTCAGGACTTCCAGGAGTAAATATCACAATTAAAGATACGAATTTTGGAGCAGTGACCGATTATGATGGTGAATTCACCATTGCGGTGGAAGATGGGCAAGTACTCCTTTTTCAGTATTTAAAAATACCGAATGCCATCCTTACCGTAACAGAGAAGGATAGCTATAAAGTGAGTTCTCCTAAAGAGTAATTAAAAAGAATACCCGCATTGAAAAAAATCATTTTTATATTTTTTTGTTTAGTCGTGTTAAAAGCCGAGGCACAAGCTTCGGCTTTGGTCATTGCCGATAGTTTGTATACGATAGGAAATTTTACAGCCGCTATCAACCAATATTCTAAGGTAAATGACCAGCAAGCACAACTACAAATTGCTAGAGCCTATAATTTGGTTCGCAATTACGACAAGGCTATGGTTCAATATGAGAATTACATAGAAAACAATCCTCAAGATCAAATAGCGAATTTCGAGTTGGGTAAACTCTATGGAAAAACTAAAAAATATACCAAGGCTAAGGAAGTATTTCAAAAGCTGGTGGCTAAAAATTTAGAAAATCCTGAGTACTATTATTACCTCGCAGATACCTTTGCATCACTAAATGCTGAAACAGAAAGTATAGCACTGTACAAGAAAGCCATAGCGATAGATAGTACGCACTTACGAAGTATTTTCGAAGTGGCTAAATACCATGTTAAACTTCAGGATCGAGATTCTGTAGTTAAATATGCCGATAAAGGATTGCGTTTTTATGAAAATGATGTGTCTATCATTAACCTAAAAGCATTGGCTTTATTTAATAATGACGAATTTAAAGCCAGCATTCCCTTGTTTGAAAAAATGGTAGCATTAGGCGAAAAGCAGCCTTATATTTTTGAACGTTTAGGGAATGCCTATTTTTCATTGAATAACTTAGAAAAAGCTAAAGAAAACTACAAAACATCACTTTTTTATGATGCTTTAAATCCCAGCCCTAAAGTACTTTTTAATTTAGGAAATGTGTTTTGGGAAGAAAAGCAACTCGATAGTGCCGCAGTGTACTTTCAAGAGGCGATAGATGTACAAGTGGTATTGTTTGACAAAGAATACCAAGCTTTAGCACGGATTTATAGCGAAAAAAAAGATTTTAAAAACGCCCTGAAGTATTACAAATTGGCCCACGAGGAAGACCCTTCAAATGTTATTTATTTTTATCAAGTTTGTTTTGTGGCCGATCGCTATTATAAAGATCCAAAAGTGAAATTAAGCTATTACGAACAGCTTTTAGAAAACTATAAAGGGCAAAGAGCTTATTTTATAGAATTTGCACAACGCCGAATATCAGAACTTAAAGAGGAAATACATACGGCTTCTGAGTAAAACGATAAAAAAATCGTAATTTTCGGCAAAGATTTTTAAGGCACATGCGGAGTGTATTATTTTTATGCGGATTTTTTCTCTTTTCTTCCTGTGATTTATTTACTTCAAGAGAAGTAAAAACACAAGCCTTGGTAGCAAAAGAAATGAAAAACATCGATTTCAATGATGTGGATCAGTTTCCTCTTTTTGAGAATTGTGATGAAACCAAAGCAAAAGAAGCCAATAAACAGTGCTTTGTTGACACCCTGCTGCTTCATTTTAAGCGATCCCTAGAAGATTTTGAATTTATATTGAAAGAAGAGATGGTCGATACCCTTTATGTCGATTTTTTAATGGACAAAACGGGAACCATAGCTGTTTTAGATATCGAACATAATGCTATTGTTGACGAACAAATTCCTGAGTTTGATGCGGTAATCACACAATGTTTACTAACCCTACCCCAAGCAACACCAGCGCTAAAAAGAGGTATTCCTGTACGTGCAAAGTTTAGAATCCCTATAGTATTAAATACCAAATAAAACGCTTTTGGCCAACGAAAAAATTATTTTAGGAATAGATCCAGGTACCACCATTATGGGTTTTGGTTTGATTAAGGTAGTGAATAAAAAAATGGAGTTTCTTCAAATGAATGAACTTTTATTGACGAAGTATGATGACCATTATGTAAAATTAAAATTAATTTTTGAGCGTACTATAGAGCTCATCGACACCTATCACCCTGATGAAATAGCCATTGAAGCCCCATTCTTTGGAAAAAACGTGCAGTCTATGTTAAAATTAGGCCGAGCACAAGGTGTGGCCATGGCAGCAGGCTTATCACGAGAAATTCCGATAACAGAATACCTTCCCAAAAAAATAAAAATGGCGATTACTGGGAATGGTAATGCCAGTAAGGAACAAGTGGCTAAAATGTTACAAGGCTTATTAGGATTAAAAACCTTACCTAAAAATCTGGACAGTACCGACGGACTTGCCGCAGCCGTTTGTCATTTCTACAACGAAGGTAAGGTAGAAGTGGGTGCCAACTATACGGGTTGGAGTGCCTACATCAAACAGAATCCTAAAAAATTAAATAAGTAAAGAATAAAAGGCCCCTAGCCCCCAAGGGGAGGAACAACGACTGTTAATTTGAGGAAAAACAGCCCCATAGCGTCCAAAGGGTGAAATTCTTCTGCTGACTCAAAAGAAAATAAACTTTAAACCATGATTGAGAAACTTTCGAAGAAAGAGATTAAAGCTCCCCCTTTGGGGGCGGGGGGGGCTGGCGGCATCTACATCCACATCCCCTTTTGCAAGCAGGCTTGTCATTATTGCGATTTTCATTTTTCTACCAATTTGGAAAAAAAAGAGGTAATGATTTTGGCATTGCAGAAAGAATTGGAGTTGCGAAAAAACGAATTTGAACATACCCCTGTAGCCACGATTTATTTCGGAGGTGGTACCCCATCGGTTTTAAACATAGAAGAAATTGAGGCTATTATTGCTGCTGTTTATGCCAATCATAAGGTAATTGAGCAACCAGAAATTACCATAGAAGCTAATCCTGATGATTTGTCAGAGGCTAAAATTTTGGAACTGGCAAAAAGCCCTGTGAATCGCTTAAGTATCGGAATTCAGTCTTTTTTTGATGAAGATTTAAAATTAATGAACCGAGCGCATAATTCAAAAGAAGCCGAAGCATCCTTACGCTTAGCAACTCAGTATTTTGATAATATTTCGATAGATCTTATTTACGGAATGCCCGATATGAGTGCAGAACGTTGGGAAGAGAATATTGACAAAGCCTTATCGTTTAAAATTCCGCATATTTCGAGTTATGCTTTAACAGTAGAGCCAAAAACGGCATTGGCTAGTTTTATAAAAAAAGGATTGATTACACCTGTTGATGATGAGGTAGCTCAGGAGCATTTTAATATACTTCTAGAAAAAATGGAGGCTAACGGATTCGTAAATTACGAAACGTCAAATTTTGGGAAACCTAATTATTTTTCAAAAAACAATACGGCGTATTGGTTAGGGAAAAAGTATATCGGTATTGGGCCTTCGGCACATTCTTACGACGGAATCCGGAGATCTTGGAATATTAATAATAATGCAAAATACGTAAAAGCATTGCACAATTTAGAGCTTCCGATGGAAGAAGAAACCCTTTCAAAAACCGATCGTTATAATGAATATGTCATGACAGGTTTACGAACCATCTGGGGCGTATCTTTAGAAAGAGTTCAAAACGAATTTGGAAAAAACTACTATGAATATCTTTTACAGCAATCAGAAAATTATATTCAAGAACATTTGTTAGTACTAGAAAACAATACGCTTATGACTACCAAAAAAGGAAAGTTTTTAGCCGATGGGATTGCAGCAAATTTATTTATGATTAACTTGTCCTAACTAATTTTAGCCTTTTGAAAGCGACCATAAAACATAAAAAGCAAAGCTATGCCATTGATTTGTCTAAACCCTTAGATATTTCTATTCCACTTCATGGGAATGCTTCAAATGTCAATGCCTGGTATGTAGATGCGCCAAAAATTGAGCCGCATCGCGAAGGTGATTTTGTAGGTAAGGTGAGTGAAGGCGCGTCGACCAATTTCAATGATATTTACTTTAATCCGCATGCGCACGGCACGCATACCGAATGTGTTGGGCATATTACTGAAGATTTTCATTCGATTAATCAAAACTTAAAGCGGTTTTTCTTTTTGGCAAAAGTAATTACCATAGCGCCAGAGAAGCAAAAAGATGATTTTGTGATTTCCAAAAAGCAGTTGCAATATGCATTAAAAGAAGCGAATTGTAAAGCAGTAGTCATCAGAACAATACCCAATATCAAAGATAAATTACACAAGCAATACTCAAATACAAATCCGCCTTATTTGCTTGAAGAAGCAGCTCTTTACCTTGTAGAAATAGGGGTGGAGCATGTATTAATTGACCTACCTTCTATAGACAAAGAAAAGGACCACGGTGAATTACTAGCGCATAATGCCTTTTGGAATACCCAAGGCGAAGTACGAAAACAAGCGACCATTACCGAGTTTATTTTTGTGGATAATAGCATTAAAGATGGTTTGTATTTTCTGAACCTTCAAGTTGCACCCTTTGAAAACGATGCCAGCCCAAGCCGACCAGTGTTGTATAAACTAGAAGAAGTTTAGGCTTATTCCAAAAGATGCAGCATATTTTCGTAAATTATAGGTGTTTTTCTATACTTTAGCATAGTTTAGTTTTTAAATTACCCCGCTTGTACGGAGCGTAGCCGAAGTATTGGGGGCAAATAAGTTTATGGATTCAATATTTGATACTTTTTTAGGTTTAATTTTAGGGATAATTATCACCTACTGGATCTATTCTTTGTTTCGTAAAAAGCAGAGTAGAGAGCTCACAGAAGTACAATCGCACGTATTATTAGAAAAAATAAAGAGTGTGTGCAAGCTCATTGCCGTAGAGGGCGATTTTGCTGAAATTTATCGTTATGAAAATACCAAAGAACGGTTTCTAAGCTTGGTCAGTAGTAAAAAAAAGGCCTTGATTGTGATTAATGCGAAAGCGCAAATTGGATACGATTTAAAAAAATTAATTTTAAGTGCAGATACAACTAGCAAGAAAATTATTTTAACTAGTTTTCCAGAACCTGAAATACTTTCTATTGAACCAGAACTAGATTTTTATGATATCAAAAACGGCATGTTCAATGCTTTTACACCCAATGATTTAACCCTTTTGAATCAGGAAGCAAAGCAACATATTCGAGAAAAAATTCCGGAAAGTGGCTTAATGCAAACAGCAAAAAATGAGGCATTAGAAGCTATTTTGCTTATTGAGTCGATCGTCGAGACAATTGGCTGGAAACTAGATTACACAGCCCTAAATGGGCATTCAAAAACCGAGTTAAAAGAGCATAAAACTAAATTAAATCGGTTTTTAGAAAAATAAACCTGAACTAGTAAGTCAGTACCAATGAGCCCTAAACAGGTTTAATAAAAGCACCCTAAAACTCTTACAAACTTCTCATTTATGAATTCCCAAAGAATAATAAAACCAATTGTCAAGCTAAGTGTACTCTTGTTATTTAGCCTAAATACTTTTGGACAAACAGAAAATACTATAAAAACCTTTGATTCAAATTTTGCGCATACGGTATATTTTTGGTTGAAAAATCCGGATAATTCACAAGACTGCAAGGCGTTTGAAGTAGCACTCCAGAAATTTTTGGATACGTCTAAATTTGCTAAAACAAA
The sequence above is drawn from the Cellulophaga sp. Hel_I_12 genome and encodes:
- a CDS encoding cyclase family protein, whose amino-acid sequence is MKATIKHKKQSYAIDLSKPLDISIPLHGNASNVNAWYVDAPKIEPHREGDFVGKVSEGASTNFNDIYFNPHAHGTHTECVGHITEDFHSINQNLKRFFFLAKVITIAPEKQKDDFVISKKQLQYALKEANCKAVVIRTIPNIKDKLHKQYSNTNPPYLLEEAALYLVEIGVEHVLIDLPSIDKEKDHGELLAHNAFWNTQGEVRKQATITEFIFVDNSIKDGLYFLNLQVAPFENDASPSRPVLYKLEEV
- a CDS encoding DUF4230 domain-containing protein yields the protein MDSIFDTFLGLILGIIITYWIYSLFRKKQSRELTEVQSHVLLEKIKSVCKLIAVEGDFAEIYRYENTKERFLSLVSSKKKALIVINAKAQIGYDLKKLILSADTTSKKIILTSFPEPEILSIEPELDFYDIKNGMFNAFTPNDLTLLNQEAKQHIREKIPESGLMQTAKNEALEAILLIESIVETIGWKLDYTALNGHSKTELKEHKTKLNRFLEK
- a CDS encoding BlaI/MecI/CopY family transcriptional regulator, which codes for MKQLTKAEEEVMQVLWQLQKCNVAAVIEQLPEPKPAYNTVSTIVRILESKGFVAHEQEGKGYLYFPLLKKSDYSNQSINKLVDGYFQGSFKSMVSFFVKKNDMNLSELEAILKEIKKED
- a CDS encoding tetratricopeptide repeat protein, with translation MKKIIFIFFCLVVLKAEAQASALVIADSLYTIGNFTAAINQYSKVNDQQAQLQIARAYNLVRNYDKAMVQYENYIENNPQDQIANFELGKLYGKTKKYTKAKEVFQKLVAKNLENPEYYYYLADTFASLNAETESIALYKKAIAIDSTHLRSIFEVAKYHVKLQDRDSVVKYADKGLRFYENDVSIINLKALALFNNDEFKASIPLFEKMVALGEKQPYIFERLGNAYFSLNNLEKAKENYKTSLFYDALNPSPKVLFNLGNVFWEEKQLDSAAVYFQEAIDVQVVLFDKEYQALARIYSEKKDFKNALKYYKLAHEEDPSNVIYFYQVCFVADRYYKDPKVKLSYYEQLLENYKGQRAYFIEFAQRRISELKEEIHTASE
- the hemW gene encoding radical SAM family heme chaperone HemW, whose amino-acid sequence is MIEKLSKKEIKAPPLGAGGAGGIYIHIPFCKQACHYCDFHFSTNLEKKEVMILALQKELELRKNEFEHTPVATIYFGGGTPSVLNIEEIEAIIAAVYANHKVIEQPEITIEANPDDLSEAKILELAKSPVNRLSIGIQSFFDEDLKLMNRAHNSKEAEASLRLATQYFDNISIDLIYGMPDMSAERWEENIDKALSFKIPHISSYALTVEPKTALASFIKKGLITPVDDEVAQEHFNILLEKMEANGFVNYETSNFGKPNYFSKNNTAYWLGKKYIGIGPSAHSYDGIRRSWNINNNAKYVKALHNLELPMEEETLSKTDRYNEYVMTGLRTIWGVSLERVQNEFGKNYYEYLLQQSENYIQEHLLVLENNTLMTTKKGKFLADGIAANLFMINLS
- a CDS encoding M56 family metallopeptidase; this translates as MIQYIIECIGFQLLFLIIYDVFLKKETFFQWNRVYLIGAFLASLVLPFIKIDVFKTTIASSFVEFPTYFQGILLDELVLKGENNATFILSLEHIILFSGMFVALLIFCYKLYQVHQLTNKGTVRYLTDFTRVIIQNSEIAFSFFKSVFIGDKIMAQNHQAIIAHELVHIRQGHSYDLIFFELMRVVAWFNPLVYVYQNRISEVHEFIADAAVAKTHKKEQYQLLLTQVFRTQHISFINPFFKSSLIKKRIVMLQKSKSRKALALKYALVVPAFLAILFYTSCESDSKIIDEEVGMETITEELSVLEVSDIKNPTSEEAIKINHFFNDLSGKGNFIIKDNKGGSIEYKISSSGDNTTYFKIKRNDEDKAGNFQEKNMDFNDAQLDIPFSVIENPPVFPGCEDADDKRACFQEKMFSHISKNFRYPEDAQENGIQGKVYINFIIGTDGSIQKVRTRGPNVSLEEEAERIVAKLPKMTPGLQRGKAVNVPFSIPITFKLE
- the ruvC gene encoding crossover junction endodeoxyribonuclease RuvC, with the protein product MANEKIILGIDPGTTIMGFGLIKVVNKKMEFLQMNELLLTKYDDHYVKLKLIFERTIELIDTYHPDEIAIEAPFFGKNVQSMLKLGRAQGVAMAAGLSREIPITEYLPKKIKMAITGNGNASKEQVAKMLQGLLGLKTLPKNLDSTDGLAAAVCHFYNEGKVEVGANYTGWSAYIKQNPKKLNK
- a CDS encoding TonB family protein — translated: MLQYVLECMGFQLLFLIIYDVLLKKETFFQWNRVYLIGTYVLSLVLPWIKIEALATSVVKPVIVYDDYLWTATSDLEIAVVAAETPTFEMPWQAVFMYGGMCIALLIFGYKWLQIQGLRKDAEVIKLAAFSKVIVKNSEIAFSFFKSIFLGDKIVAQEHESIIQHELVHIRQGHSYDLLFFELLRIVNWFNPLVYVYQHRISEVHEFIADAQVAKTHKKEHYQQLLTQVFQTEHISFINPFFKSSLINKRIQMLQKAQSKKIFQLKYLLLVPMVLGMLFYTAMANTSELTSTSEIQVVDDAALIKKVQAEVDEEVFEFGSVNAAFLNSEYIKKDRVEDQILTKEDFFKKEILTKMFFGLIDELNVEKNSKLSKQRMADRFPMPSTSRYENYANRKKAFQILDANLKISISAFSNEVILLNSKIEYPTNYTLVNVKDATDLTGDEIRMFNGIMNDISKNNKIENIVITDGTYDFRVYQKEFIRVEAYENLAIPEGQVLRNEATITYRVADVQNLTPEENIKRKALIDEVLAENGYDTLVITDGKLKTIVTHNSLTTTSAEVNGVQETIDIPFSMVDEVPIFPGCENATDKKACFQEKMYEHISKNFRYPEEAQEKGIQGKVYVNFVVDTDGVIQKLRMRGPDELLEKEALRIIALLPKMTPGKQKGEVVGVTYSIPITFKLNSKTTDVEFKEKVNRYNKLDTERRRLLKSASENHPTIKNLDEQLIRLELAIKDEKELLKNNADQSLISFQTADKKPIFSGCENASDKNACFDQKIREHINRNFKYPIEAQKKGIQGKVYVLFHIETDGNISNIKMRGPDPILEKEAARIISLLPKIKPAEFRGKKVSVPYTMPINFVLNETQSDVTKSKETTDFMYVEASKTSKNGKTYISGKVFDKNSGLPGVNITIKDTNFGAVTDYDGEFTIAVEDGQVLLFQYLKIPNAILTVTEKDSYKVSSPKE
- a CDS encoding M56 family metallopeptidase, which gives rise to MLQYVLECMGFQLLFLIIYDVFLKKETFFQWNRAYLLSTFLGSMILPFVKIDEFFTNVATPLVAYPKLVLHRTNDTITVAMPQQNGFDLPWGIMLLFLGMFLASLIFAKKMYHIHQLKNKNTVEYIDNYKQFTLSDSEIAFSFFRSIFIGDKISTQNRKTIIDHELIHVRQGHSYDLLFFELMRITTWFNPLVYVYQNRISEVHEYIADAAVGKNHKKEQYQLLLTQVFQTQNISFINSFYKSSLIKKRIVMLQKSESNRLSKLKFLMLMPLLVSMVFYTSAQTQNIQYKPFVALDEMVVVSYLDEAINEESKSFPTTISEPILSESQGEFDSFPVFSNCESNGNTEACFRASFMKHISQVFQYPEDAKTEKVQGKVYLIFTISEKGVVEKIVKRGPNASLENEGVRMIAELPKMKTPAMKNGNAIAVEFSVPINFRLQ